The Primulina tabacum isolate GXHZ01 chromosome 1, ASM2559414v2, whole genome shotgun sequence genome contains the following window.
TGTTTGCCAATACATGAGGAGATTCAATGCTTAACATGGTGGGAAAATAATGCTCGTCCACATAACATGCAGGTCTGCAGAATTGCTCGAACTTCGGGTAATAAGTGGTGTCTCGAACCATATTGACTGCCAGTTTTCGATTAACCTCAAACCATTGAGACCCTTTCCGCCAATTGGTGAGATTGACTTCGGGAGACATTTGGTTATCATAACGTCCTCTACCATATGGTCCAGGCTCGTCAACAGCGCCGATGAAGCTGTAACGGGATCTTGATATATAGCGGTGAATAATGCTGAAATTTTGAAGAGGAATGCATGCTTCTGATACAAGGACGAACCATTCGTTGGAGATATCCAGCAACGCATTAGAAAGAAGTCTTCTCTCAGCATCACACATACTCATCATTCCCCACTCAGCCACCTACAAAGATTAATAAAAGCAACTTAAATCTTTCAAGTCGTATATAAGCACTACATTGTGAATGTTGTGCCACACATATGGGCACACAAGATAGCTTGGTCGATAACTGTTGTAACAATAACCCAAACAGCCAATTAAGAGATACAGAATATGAGCTCTGGCCACATAGTAAGCTTTACATACGATCAAGAATGAGCAATCATATGTAAGCTTCACATTTTCAAAAGGAAAAAACGAGAAACAACTGACAAAGTTTTAATTTAAAGCACGAGTTGGCTGAAAAAATCAGTTAAATTATGATAATAAACCTTGAAACATAAAAGCTAGCAAATCCAAAGCAGAAAGTGAAGATGTACCGATCAATCTCAGTACCTGGCTTGGAATTTGCCTGCCGTAAAAAACTGAAGGAGGACGAAAATCTGGCTCATATGATGGCAATGAATGAATGTATATCGAATATAGCTTCTCATTTCCATTAAAAAATCTTTCCCACAAGGGTGCCATGGGCAAAGGTCCTCTTGTCAAGAACATGAATGCAATCTTGGGAGTTCTGTGGAAGGGATAATCTTTAATCATAGGAACAAACGATGCCCGCCAAAAGAGCTCAGTATCATTCATGTCATGCAAAAGGCTAAAGGGAGGTTTGATCAAACCCTTTACATCAATTGGTTCTTGAACGCAGGGTTGAATTTTTGTTTGAGCAACAGGATGTACACTCTGTACGTGGACATGCCGGCTTGAATACATACTAAGAAATGAAAAAACTATGCCGATTCCCAAcaaaagcaagaaaaattgaagtAATCTGAGTGGCAAAGGCCTGTTGGAATGAGATGCAGTTCTAAACAGAGGATCTTTGTCATCCTCCAATGAACCAAAACTCCCCACTCGGGATTGCATCTCAATTTCAGACCTTCAACCACTCTAAGGTAATGTATTTTTGCAAAGAAAACAATACAAAATCAAAGAAATCCATAGGATATAACAGTgtcgaaaaagaaaaaaataatagcATCCCATGTTGTCAAAGGAACGAACAGTCGGTCTGCATAACACAACACATCATGTTATATGATTCACAAGTCGAGACTTTTACACCATTTCTAGCCAGAAAAACCACCAATAATCAAactaattgaaaattttaaaccaaaAGAAAGCAGAAAAAAGCTACGGGAATAAGGAAACTTTTAAAAAGTTTCACCAGCCTCTGCACCTCCACATAATATCTTTTaaccgaaaaaaaaaaagaaaaaaaaaacacaatatTTGACAAAGAGGAGAATGAATTCAAATCCTGATTTCCTTTGCTAAACGGAGCAACAGATACATATAAAGCATAACAAGATTTACAGCATAGGATGGAGATATATCTATATAGTATATACGTGTAATATTTGTTGTAATCATGGGCTGGAAGTAATAAATTCGCAAAAAAGGAACGGTCAAGGAATCAAAGTTAATGATCCAGCCAGCAAGGAATTAGAAAGCGTATTGGGTTCGAGCAAATAGAACGATTCTTGGGAATTTCACACCCATTTCCGCCAAAATCTCTTCAGACAGGACTCGACAAGGGATTCTGCATTCATGGTATGTCGTCGTACTGATCCAACGAAACTTCGAACATGGGCAACGGTGAATTATTAGAAGTTTGGAATGAGCTTTGTAAGAGGGGTTGTGTTGCCAAACCTGGGAGATTATAATTGTTTCCTAACTCTATTTTTTTTAACGCGGTGGCTTATGTGATGTTGATGTAGTGTTAATACAGTACTGATATGACTTTGACGTATCTAATGTTATGTTATATAACACCGACGTCACCTCAAAAAAGACCtacttgaaaaaaataaaattcaaatgacACTAATATATGCATACTAACGTCAACACTCattaaaaaatcaataaaattgaAAGATTCATAATTTAGATTGGAATTTGAAAAAATAGAAAACCAGTATCATAAATagaaaaacatataaaattaaatCTACAAGTTTTcctatttaaaaacaaaaaataaaataaactttacTAACACTATCATAAACACCAAACAATTCAAaaccaaattaaataaaaataaaatatattaaaaaatataccGTAATATTATAAACACTATCGGCCGAGGTACATGTGCTGTGTATGTTAAATAATTGCATGAATAtcgaaataacatttttttagTCCAACTCTAGCACAAGAGGAAAGGAATTTGACATTTCATTAAACATTCGCTAAtcgttttctttaaaatataataaattttttttccttcctACACTATTCGAACGAACTACCagacacatacatatatattttaaaaatacctttgcactatttaaaataaattcactaactattatttgaaaatccaaaggaaagaaatgcaatcataaaatcgtaaatcgtcaACCAATCTAAATTTAACAATTTCAAAActaacttaactctaacatgctctcaaaaacctctcaaaatcatcataagtcGTAAAGTCTTAAAAGTAACTCAAATCATTTAGCATTATGAGTCATGaacgtaaatcataaacataatttatttgcgaaaaactagcgctggtcaaccatcaagtcccccatgaacatcaacatcatgctcactgcatcgatcacacctagtaagtctatTGGCTccgcaaaccttaaccatgataagaagtaatacatatataatcacatgcaacagtgaaaatatttttacttaaaataacttttcgtGGACATGCAtacttaaacatttttccttttcatcatatacatttcCATTTTCACCAattacgtatatatatatttttttattgaattcggatcattaattgtgacttcgtATCAGCTAAAggtcgatggattcatctacgtataaccataatactgggcggcggggacatcagcgacagtctcacccgtcaactgagcattggcctatcatatcatcatacaTTCATACCATGTCGATGAAAATACGATTGTTGGGTTCCTCTGGGGTATTCTCCCGTAAACAGGCTCCCTTTGGGGCTTTTTCCCTCAcaatatctccaatcatataaTCATATGATCGTaatagtcacaatcacttcacctccttcaacgtttcatattttcatctaaaaattcatgtatatatataaatcattttcttttaagCATGGAACATGTATTTTAGCATTAGCGTTTCatcatataatttcataaacatttaaaataaacatgttacCATATATTACAGCATTCGGGGAACTGCCAGGACGTCTATCAATTTCTATGGTgtgaaaagaccgttttaccccgaGAATCATAATTTCCATATTTATCCATAAACCTCGAAACGACGTCcgaaatcattccaaacttaacccATTACCTTAAAACACACCCTTAAATATTCCTTAGGCTTAAAATTTAggtttttgataattttttcgattcgtttttaaacttagatgtACATCTCGATTTTGGCTCGTgctgactcgaaacttaaccaaactttaccaaaattGAACAAAAGCTTCCTAACACATTATGTAAAGGCCtagtatcgtattatcgtaaatcatatAGTGATTATCGATAagtcatgaaattttatgtGATGACGTGTAATGACGTATATAATTGataatgaaagtaagaaaataTGTTgtgatattgaaatatttgaatagaAATTGATTTTTGCTTGAATGATGTGCTGAACCACAAtagaaaagtgacacatgttacagtttttagcataattatcTGAGTATTAGTTCAAATGAAATGAGACCAATTTCATTAGAAATCTAATACATAGTAttaaaactttcatgttttgagttttatccaaatccatttggaaatatGGGCAAAATCGTCCCGAAATGTATCACGTGCATTGCAGTTCGTGCACTGACATATTTTGGGggaatgagcataactctcaCGTAagatatccaaattgagtgaggtcGGTGGCAAATGAAATccaagacatagatctacaactttcatgttgaccatTTTTGCTAATTAGAAACCTAAAATAGCGCTTCGGACATAACAACGCGCGCACCTGCGCAGGAAGCGGCGCGCCTGCGCGCGAAGTAACTTTCGGGACAGCAAGGGGCTTGCGGCTGCGCGTGTTTTGACACCTATGCGCGCACCGTTCAGCTGCACAGTATTTGAGGTTGATAAGAATGAATTGGGTCTTCATTTTTCAAATTCCCTTGCCGCAGCTTCGAGAGAAAAAGAGAGAAATCAAAATCTATCATACGAATCTCCTCGAAACGTTGTCGAAACTctaaacaaattatatatttggaatCCTTGTGTTGAAAGCGTTCTTTTGAGGtaagtttcttctagtttcagcacctTTATTTATTGAAGGGTTGTAATAGAATGTATTTGAAGTCACGATCTATATATATcttagaataaccgacaagaaactaagttttgaagtcggaagtgaattatgttatgattttaatttgatatgaattttcaaagtctcGAAAGATTTTGAAACTTGATTTGAATGAATTTAtcgattgaaatgaatatgttattgatgtaggtAGAGTTTATATACTGAAATCTTAAAGCTACATTGACCGGagacgaagaattgaggtatgttgcgatcgagtaacatacgacatgtatctgtatcatatggatagattgatttgattgagactGTGTGTCTATATGTCTTTTTTGTTgacttgatgtggcatacatgacattcatGATTGGAGTATTGatgtaaattaaatattttgttaacacacatcctTTTATTCATACATTGATAcgtgacatgcacgttgagctatgatccttgtataccttgatatgattggatttgcttctggggtttgtgaacacgatgctatgtttggcattatgtggcccttaaaaACATAGTTATTCGTGGCCCCGATGAATGATTGAGATTTGTGATTTGATGGCACTTTGCTGACGCTATCATACGATCATCCCTTATACTTGAtcgaggccggtgtgccagatCGAGcgttgatttgatagcgattcgattgattctgatatatgctcagtggatgggcatctgacctgatatctccacgacatgcatgcattgcatatccattgcatatcatatatcattgtgtaTATATCTGTTGTATATattatggttgttccatacggagcttctGCTCAACCCCATGGGGGCCTGttattgtctttgtgtgtggacaatgacaggcactccaggatatcaggagatcgGAGAAGGTatttctggagggagtcacagttgaGTCGAGGTCTAATAGTCTATCCCAGTGTagatatatgtatttatatatcgggccatgtcccgaggatatgagtagTTGTATGTTGTTGACTTTTATTATGTGTGGacatattttatgatgtgatatgatatactatttttagtattttaattatagTTGACACGTTTTGGACTCATtgtgtggcgccccaaacctcgccacgtagtCATACAACAAGttacgtcatatgcataaaaattttcttttcaacaacgtaataatataatgcatatacgacaaaatagtgcaatcatcacactatctacatcagtgtagcagaaacagtataataaatacacacgtACAACTCAATtaagacaataagctatactgtctctatctcctatcaactacaggactgtttgactagacacatctagtccttcaccactatcctgtCTCACGACAAAATTATGTAACatgtccaacagaaacagctCCCAAAGAGTAAGTatacacaacaatcatcatcgtaatacataacagttatattaacaacaacataagatataactgaaatgataataGAAATATCCCCTTTGCCGTTTCTAGACAATCAgccatcaacaacctcaacaacatcacactgcaacaataacatcgacgatacgtcgcaccccaactccaacgacagcaatatcgtcaaacgaacaacaacatcgacgatacatCGCACCTCAACACcgacgacagcaatatcgtcgaacgaataacatcaacgatacgtcgcaccccaactccggcgacatcAATATCGTtaaacgaacaacatcaacgtgacgtctcccaacaacgacagccaacaacatcaacaataataaccaacatcaaatataatatcaaatcactcaattccggtgatttaccatcgttcaacacaatattatttatcaatacTAAATAATAACAACGTAtcctcgtacgtcaacacgtatatgataatcgagtatatataaaatctggttatttctttgatcccgaggcttgtgatgtatctaaataattcaacaacaatatcagatcattgtcaccgtatcaacacaatcaTACCAGCCTCAAcgtataacatcaaatagcccaacaacaattaattcaacaaaatataaaactcgattataaatttgtattgttcaacaatttaatattcttgtatttttaatttacaatactaccatcaaatacaccctaattaattcaCTTCAAATAATatgctattttacaacatccgtaaAATTACGAAAattttatatcaacgtgtagcctatacttcgtagactccgaatatataatcagaattaataacaactgacaaaaaACTCTCcaatatcaatcaaatgattaaaaatccctaattataacaaattagtaataattcaaaataacaccactataatcttctctacttcgttaaaatcatacactattcaataatcttcaatttcagtaagatttaacaatttatcagatttattccagaaatcgacgaatttcaaacatcaccaaaaatataaaatttatacctcaaatcgaagatctcgtgtcaacgatcccagaactgaagtcggttcatcgattggataaactgataagtcgcaagatcgaaaagaaaatatcaaaatcctATATCTATTCCTTCTCTCTCCCTTCTGTTATAACAATTCATTCGATCGTTTTCATATTTatctttatgtttttttaatattatattatattaatataatataatataatataatatatttaacattTGAACACCGGTATATctctttggaccagtcaaacgatcaaatttttcaaaactgaAAGCAcaaaacttctatatctttgagttttctacgttatatccaaatctcaaatcatttggacttcatatgaccaagacatgtcatatttcattctttaaaaatcgttaattatttagtaatatcacattactaaatcaacaacttgtgaTATTTACTCCAGGAATTAcacattgtaaagaaaattttaactcGTTTTctactgtaattaattaattctaaatcaaattgcattgtaatatcgattaggagttaagggccccaTACATAACTAAACCTTTTTCAACCAAACTAAGCCAATCAAATCCCTTGAACACGTctaggaagctactgaatttttatGCACAAGAGTCCAAGTTCTAGTGTGATTCGTACTCATGCTATTTcgactccagcccttaaccactcgGTCCAGACCCTAGCCGACCCTCATAGGACTCTAACCGAACCCTATAGAACCCTATTAGACCAGCCCCCCTGACCCATGCACGTAAACG
Protein-coding sequences here:
- the LOC142546356 gene encoding glycosyltransferase BC10-like, with product MQSRVGSFGSLEDDKDPLFRTASHSNRPLPLRLLQFFLLLLGIGIVFSFLSMYSSRHVHVQSVHPVAQTKIQPCVQEPIDVKGLIKPPFSLLHDMNDTELFWRASFVPMIKDYPFHRTPKIAFMFLTRGPLPMAPLWERFFNGNEKLYSIYIHSLPSYEPDFRPPSVFYGRQIPSQVAEWGMMSMCDAERRLLSNALLDISNEWFVLVSEACIPLQNFSIIHRYISRSRYSFIGAVDEPGPYGRGRYDNQMSPEVNLTNWRKGSQWFEVNRKLAVNMVRDTTYYPKFEQFCRPACYVDEHYFPTMLSIESPHVLANRSLTWVDWSRGGAHPATFGKADITEKFFENIFGSEQCIYNNQPTSLCFLFARKFAPNALETLLEHSSKFFGY